The genomic region GGTCGTGCACGTGCACCTCGGGTTGTACGGCACCTTCGCCGAGACACCGGTCCCGATGCCGATGCCCGTCGGCCAAGTGCGGATGCGGATGATCGGCGCCGAGTACGGCACCGACCTGCGTGGCCCGACGGTCTGCGAGGTCATCGACGAGCCCGAGATCGACGACATCATCGCCCGCCTCGGGCCCGACCCGCTGCGCCGCGACGCCGACGGCTCCCTGGCCTGGGCGCGAATCCGCAAGTCGCGCAGAGCGATCGGTGCATTGCTGATGGACCAGACGGTGCTCGCCGGCGTCGGCAACGTGTACCGCAACGAGTTGCTGTACCGGCACCGCGTCGATCCGTACCGGGCCGGCGCCCGCATCGACGGGTCCGAGTTCGATGCGATGTGGACGGATCTGGTCGAGCTGATGAAGGTCGGCTTCCGGCGCGGCAAGATCATCACGATCCGTCCCGAGGACGATCACGGCCTGCCGTCCTACCGGCCCGGCCGGCCGCGGACTTATGTCTACCGCCGCGCGGGGGAGCCGTGCCGCACCTGTGGGACCGAGATCCGGACCGCGGTGCTGGAGGGCCGCAACCTGTTCTGGTGCCCGACCGAGCAGACATAGCCGACTACGACGCCGAGACTGAACGTATCGCTGGGATTCGCCCCGATGCGCCTGCAGGAGTTCAGTTTCGGCGTGCTGTCGGATCAGAATCCGCCGAAGTCGCCGCCGCCGAACGCGCCCCCGAAGTCGCCGCCCCCGTCCCAGCCGCCGCCGTCAGCACCGACGTCACCGCCCTGATCGAAGCCCTGGTCGGAACCCTGGGCGAAACCCTGCTCGTAACCGGTGCCGTGCATGCCCGCGAACAACGAGTTGAACAGCAGCACCGAACCCATTCCCCAGGCGCCGGCGACCAGCGCCGGCCTCCACCACGGCTCGGAGTACCACCCTGCCGGGACGGGCCTGCCGGCGACGCGGCCGCCTGGGTAGTAGTTCGGGGTGCGCTCCGACGGGATAGGCGACGCCTCGATCTCGCGGCCCTCGAAGTCGACGCGGCGCTCCTCGGTCACCACGCCCGCCGCCCGTTGGCCGGCCAGCGTCTCCAACTCAGGGCCGGGGTCGATGCCCATCGCGAGACGCGCGGCGCGCACGTAGTACAGCCCCTCGAGTGCGCTTTCCTTCGCCAGCAGCGCCTGCTTGGCGGTGCCGGCCTGCTCGATCTGCGATCCGGCGGCGGTGTAGCGCTCTGAGGCGTCGGCCAGCGCCTGCTTGGACGCGTCGTCGGTGCCGGTCAGGTTGAACACCTGTCCGCCGAGGCGTTCGATGACGCGACGCGCGTCGGCCTTCGCGTCCTCCAGCGACGCGGCCTTGCGTCGGTCCGAGGCCTTCATCGCCGCGTACACGAGGACGCCGAGAACGACGACGACCAGCACAACCAGCACGAGCAGCACGGCTTCCATGACGTCCAGCGTACCGACCGAAAACGCCTGTACGCGGGGGTGAGCAGGGCCGGACTCCGCCTACGCGAACGGCCACGCCGCCGCGGTCAGATTATTTCGTCGGAGTCTCGCCGCAGCGCCACCGCGGTCACGTCGTCGCGATCCAGCGACGTGTCGGCACCGGCGCAGAGCGCCTCGATAACGGTCTGCGCCCCACGGCAATCGGGGCTGCGCAAGCACTCGACAATCGCGCGCTCGAGGTCATCGACCGACCCGCCCCAGAGGTCCATCAAGCCGTCACTCACGAGCAGGATCCCGTCTCCCGGATGCAGCGTTCCGCGCCGTTCGTGCCACGTGGACTCCAATCCCATCGGCAGGTCTTCGGACGCGAACCGTTCCACGCCGCCGTTGCCACGCAGGATGAAATGGAGCCCGTGTCCGGCGTCGGCGAACCGAAACTCGCCGGACACCAGGTTCACGAGCACATAGGTGAGGGTGACGAACGCGCTCGACCGGTGCAGATCGCTGTCGATGACGCCGGCCGCGTGAGCGACGGCAGTGGACGGGCTGGTCTCCGGCGCGTTGGACCGTAACGCCGCGCGGGTCGCAGCGGCCAGCATGCCGGCGCCCATGCCCTTACCCATGACGTCGCCGAGGCTGATCACCGCATGCGGCAAACTCAGCCGGATGTCGTAGAAGTCTCCGCCGACCTGTTTCGCCGGCGCCGAGACCGCCCCGATGTTCCAGCCGGGCGTGGAGGGCAGCCGTCCGGGCAGCAGGGCTCGCTGCACCTCGCCGGCGCGGTCCAGGTCGGCCTGCTCCAGCCGCCGAACCCGCAGCGCCTCGGTGACGTCCTGGAAGTGCAGTGCATAGACCGGGTGCCCGTCGCGGTCGGCGACGGCGGCGACGCTGACGTCGAGAGTGCGACCACCACCGGTGGTCAGCATCAGCCGGGTGTTGGCGGCTGCCAGCCCGTCCGTCGTCGCGGTCAGAACATCGGCGGCCGAGCTGCCCAGCAGCTCGTCGAGTGTGGTGACGCCGTCGCGCAGGCTCGGCAGGATCTGCGCGGCCGAGGCGTTGCACATCTGAATCTGCCAAGCGGTGCCGTTGTGCCGGACCATCAACTGCCCGGCGACCGAGGAGTCGAAGTTCGTGCGGAACAGTTCCTCGCTGATGTTGAGCTGCTCGGCGGTGTCCCGTTCCAGGCCCACCATCAGCGACAGCGAGACCAGGACGGTGACCATGGTCAGCTCGAAAACCTGCAGGATGACGCTGCCCGCCTCGGGCCCGAGTCGGTCGAACGCGAAAATGCCCGTGCCACGAGCACTGCCGTATGAGCCGATCGCGGACACCACGAGGAGTTGGATCAGCAGGTGTCGAGTCGTCAGGCGGGTCGCCGCCCAGACGAGAGGCACGAACAGCAAGAACGACACGGGAAGGATGTCGTTGATCAGGAAGACGAACGCGGTGACCGCAAGCGTTATCGTCACCTGCAGCAGCGTCTCGAACCGGCCGGCCAACGGCGTTCGTTTGCGCAGCGCCATGAACAACGGGGTGACCAGGAGCATGCCGGCCGCGTGTTTCGGTGCGGCAGACACCAGCCGCGTCCACGCCTCGGCGGAACCGCTGACCGCCAGCTCCGCGACGGTGGCCAACACATCGAACGCGACCGCTGAGGCAAACGCGGCCACCAGGAACCGTCCGAGGTCCTCGAGCGTCACCAAGCCCGGTAGTTCGTCGGCCCGGCCGCGAAGGATGACCGTGCCGATCACCATCTCGATGCCGACGGCAACCGACAACGCGATCGCCAACGCCAGCGGCCGGTCGGCCCAGAGCTGGGCGGGCAGGGTCGTGACGGCGACAGCGGGCGCCAACACCCACAGGTAGCGCCTGGGGAATCGAATACCCAGCCCGAGCGCAATCCCGGCGGCCGGCCACCACGCACTCTGCAGGTAGGCGGTGGGACGAGTCGCCAGCGACAGCCAGTCGACGAGCAGCACGGCAAGCAGCGAGCCGACGACGAGCACAAGTTCCGATGTGCTCAGCCGCAGACGACTCAACGACGACGCAGCCCCATCCCCCGCCACCCGAATCACTATTCCACCGTTGGTGTCAATTAACGTGCGAATCGAGGCTGGCCATCGGTCGCGCTGAACCGGATCCCGCCGCGGCGGCCGTGTCGTCGAGCTCGACCACGTTGGCCGATGCCGTGCGCGGGTACCGATAGAGCATGGCGCGCGGCAGCAGGTTGCTCGAAGAGCCACGCTCGGTGCGCGAGCGCTGGGCCGACGAGATCCTGGACCGGTTGTCTCCGATCATGGGCGTGCTGGGCATCGTGTTCGTGCTGCTGGTGCTCGGCGAGCAACTGGCGCGGCCGGGGCCGCTGTCGGTGGCCATGGCGGTGCTGAGCTGGATGCTGTGGGCGGTGTTCGCCGTCGAGTTCGTCGCGCGACTGGTGGTCACCCCCGACACCGGCGCGTTCCTGCGGCGCAATTGGTGGCAGATCATTTTTCTGGTGCTGCCGTTCCTGCGGCTGCTGCGCCTGCTGCGGATCGCACGGCTGACGCGGTCGGGGCGGGTGCTGTCGGGTGCGGTGCGCGGAAGCCGGTCGGCGCAGGCGGTGCTCGGCAGCAGGCTGGCCGGCCTGGGCTCCGTCGTCGCGATCACCGTGCTGGGCAGTAGCCAGTTGTTGTTCGAGTTCAGCGACTATCCGCGATACGCCGACGCCCTGCACGCGGCGGCCCTGGGTGCCATCACGGGTGAACCGCTGCAGAAGGCCGACGGTTTCGCACTTGCGATGGACGTCGTCCTGGCGGTGTTCTCCGTCGTGGTGTTCGGCGCACTGGCGGGTCTGCTCGGTTCGTTCTTCATCGAGAGCCGCGACAGCGAAAAGCGGGCAGCGGCCGAGTCGCCGGAGCCGGACTGAACACATCACCGGCGATCTGTACACCGATGAGGCGTACCTTGATTGCGGCGGACGGCTGATCGTCACCGAGCGCGAGAACCAGCCGATGACGCGCACCCGCCTCGAAGACGACGGCACCCTGACGTGGGCACGTCGTCAGGACAGTGAAAAGGGGCAGCCCGCCGATGCGATCCCCTTGGGATACCCCAACCGGGTACTACCTCGGTGCTGGTGCGAGGGGCGATATGGATGCTCCGGACCCCGACTCGAACTCTGTCGCGGCGGTCGCGCCCCCGTCCGCCAGTCTTGCACCCACCTCGGTCGAAACGACCAGTGAATACGCCTGGGCGAGTCGAAGTAATTCGGTGTCGCCGGCCTTTCTCGCGTGTTCCCCTATTCCTCTGAGCAGTTCTTCGGCGGCGTGGTCGGCTAGCTCTCTGAGGTCGGCCATGGTCCCTCCTACCGGGCTCGTTGCCGCAACAGTGCGGCGACATCGACGCTACTCGCCGCCGAAGATGAGGCCGATGTCGCCGATTGGGCGGCGCGATGCGAGGTGCGCTTTCGCGTCGGGGAGGTCGTCCCCGGCGTTGATCTTCTGCTCACGAGCCATGGGAGACGCCGCGCTTGAAAGGCAAGGCGGACGTGATCAGCGCGGCTCGCATCCGAAAGACGCTGGTGAAAAGAACTAAGGATGCGTTTGGTCCTGAGCGCCGCCGGCAGCAGAGATAAGCAGAGGTGTCGGGGCATCGATTCGGCTGACACTGTCCACCGCTATTGCACTACGATTGATTGTGATCCACATCACATCATCTGGGCATTTGTTTCGCCAGCCAGCGAGCGTCAAACCAGACTTCACATCTCGAACGCAAAGGAGCGGGGATAACAATGACCAGTGCGCAATCGGAGACCGCAGGCGCGGTGCCGTCGAGCGAAAACACATTGAGCAGTCCGCAAGGCACGACCACGATCGCCGACACCGTCGTCTCCAAAATCGCCGGCATCGCCGCGCGTGAAGTCAATGGCGTCCACGAACTCGGCGGTGGTGGAGCCGCCCGCATGGTCGGGCAACTGCGCGAACGCATCCCGGGCGCCAGCGTCAACCAGGGGCAAGGGGTTTCGGTGGAGGTCGGCGAACGGCAGACCGCCGTCGACATCGACATCATCGCCGAGTACGGGGTGGCCATTACTGACCTCGCTAGCGGGATACGCCGCAACGTGATAGCGGCTCTCGAGCGGATGACGGGGCTCGAAGTCACGGAGGTCAACATCACCGTCCACGATGTGCATCTCGAGGACGAGCGTGACGACGACCGGGACGCCGCCCCCGCCCGAGTGCAGTAATGACGGCCAGCACCTCGGCGCCGAACGAGCCGGCCGACCGCATTGCGGCGGCGGTGCGTGCGGTGCCCGGCGTGGCAGACCTGCACCCGGGCATGTTCGGTGAAGTCGGCACGTACCTGCCCGGACGGCGTGTGCCCGGCATTCGCATCGACGACGGCGCGGTACAGGTCCACATCTGCGTGGTGTTCGGCGTCTCCGCGCGCGACACCGCCGCTGTGGTGCGTTCCGCCGTCGCCGCGCAACTGCCCGAGGCCACCGTCATCGACGTCACCGTCGAAGACGTGGTCCGCGAACAGCCGCGGTGACAATTCGATACGAGGCCACCAGCTCTCTTGGAAGGACACAAAGTGACCACTAGCACAGTTGGACTGATCGCTGGCTTGCTACTCGGATTGGCAGCCGCCGCAGGCGGTTTCACCGGCTTCTTGATTGCGCTCGTGCTCGGCGTGATCGGCTACCTCATCGGCGGGCAGCGCGACGGCGAATTCGATGTGATGGCGCTGCTGCGGGGTCGCGACCGTGGCTGAGCCATCAGGCGCTGATCCCGGCGACCGTGGATCTCTCGTCGTCAAAGACAGGGTTGCTCAACGCATCGCCGTTCGCGCCGCGCGCGACACCGCGGGCGTGCAGCAGCAGGACGCAACGATGATCAAACTGATCGGACGCGAGCTGCCCAAGGTGACGGTAATGATCGCGGCGGACAGGGTGCGCGCGGCCGTTGACGTCGCGGTGCCTTGGCCGTGCCCGCTCACAGAAGTCGGGGCGGCGGTGCGGGACAACGTCGCCGATGCCCTGCACCGGTTGGCCGGACTGAAGGTCGACGGCGTCGATGTCACCGTGTCGAAGGTGGTCTCGGAAATCGAGACTACGCCCGCCCGGGTAGTGCAATGACCAACACCGACCTCGGGCAAGGCGGCGATCACGACCGGTCGACGACGCTACCTGCGCCCGCCCCCGTCCCCGTCGCGCCGGCGGGCGCGTCCTATCTCGGAGCGCTGTGCGCGATAGGCCTGATCGCCCTCGGCGTAGTCGGCATCCGCGACGGCATCGTCGCGGCCGGCTGGATAGACGGCCGGCTGTGGACTCGGATGGCGGTCGACTGGATCGACGGGCAGACTTTCCAGAGCTGGATGGTGCCGGTCGGAATCATCACCGCTCTGCTGGGCGTGTTATGCGTGGTGCTGGCGCTCAAGCCACGCCGTAAGCGCGCGGTGGCGTTGTCCGCACGCTCCAGCGTCTATCTCGAACTCTCCGACGCCGCGCGGGTGGCCGCGATCGCGGCGCGCTCGGTCCCCGGCGTCGTGGACGCCAATGCTCGCGCGCGTCGCCGTCAGATCACCGTCCGCGCCCGCACAACTGGCGCCGATCCCGCCGAGCAGCGTACGGCGGTGAGCAGCGCCGTCACTGACGCGCTCGCGCCACTCGCCAAGCCCCCCAGAGTCAAAGTCCGTGTGAACACCGGAGGACGCCGATGAGACGCTTCGTGACCGGTGTCGACCGCCTCGGCGCCTTTGTATTGGGTCTTCTCTTGCTCGCGATCGGCGTCGGATTACTCGCGTGGGCCGTCGTCCACTTCGACAATGCCACCGTCTTGACCGCTCCGGGTCTGGCAACCGCAGCCGCATCGGACTGGTGGCCATGGGCCACGGCCGCCGCCGGCGTGGTGTTGGTGCCACTGGGGATGCGCTGGCTGCTCAGCCGGGGACTCGCCGAACACGCTGGGCCGCTGACGCTGCCCGGAAGCGACCGGACGGGCAGGCTGACCGTCGACCTCGGGTCGCTGGCGAGCGCCGCCGCCGACCAGCTGAACAGCCATCCGGCAATACGCTCGGCGAAAGGCTCGGCGATCGTCGACCGCGGCGCGCCGAGTATCCAGCTGAAGGCAACCGCGTTCTCCGCTGAGACACTGGCTTCGGCGGTTCACGCCGCCGATGACGTCGCGACGACGGCGACCGGCATGCTCGGCGACGCTGTAGTCGTTCGCACTCGACTGCACGTCGACACCAAACGCCGAGCGCAGCGACGCGTCGCCTGACACTCAGACGAGCGAGGCCAGCCCTGCCGCCGCCAAGCGGCGGCTTGAGGCGACGGCTCTCGCGCCCAGCGGGTCGGTTGGGGCACTTCGCGTTTGACGTCCACCTAACGTCGGCCTTTGCTGCCGCCAACAGCACTCTTGACCGCAACGACATCGGCACCAAGCAAGCCGTCGAAGTCGATGGGTCAAAGGCTTTCGAGCAGGTTTTCACCGGCGTAGCACGCGGGCGCGCGGATGGAAAGCAAGGGGACTGGTCATCGCATCAGACGCCGCCGCCCTGGGTACCCAGCCAGCAGGATCAACGGCATCGCGCAACTGAGCGCCCGCCAGAAAACGCCAGGAAAAATCGAGTACGGAGGCGACATGCCAACCGATACCAAGCAGAAGGCGGCCGGCACGACCCAGGCGAACGTCGCCACCATGTTCTACGACCGGGTACAGGCATCCGCCGAAAAGGAAGCATTCCGGAAGCTGGCGGGGGATGAGTGGGCGTCGGTGACCTGGCAGGAGGCCGCCGACGAGGTCGAGGCCTTGGCGGCCGGGCTCCTGGCGTTGGGCATCAAGCGTGAGCAGCGCGTCGGCATCGCCTCGGGTACGAGATACGAGTGGATCGTCGCCGACCTCGCGATCATGTGCGCCGGTGCGGCCACCACCACGGTGTATCCCACGTCGAACTCGGCCGACACCGCCCACATCCTGAGCGATTCGGACTCCCGGATCGTTTTCGCCGAGGACGACTCACAAGTGGAGAAGTTGCGGGAGCGCCGCGACGAGCTGCCCAACCTTGAGAAGGTCGTGCTGTTCGACGGCACCGGCGACGGCGACGGCGACTGGATCATCACGCTCGACGACCTGGCTGAGGAGGGCCGCAAGTACCTCGCCGAACATCCCGGCAGCGTGAGGTCGACGGCGGAAGCCATTTCGTCTGAGGATCTGGCGACGCTGATCTACACGTCGGGGACGACCGGCAAACCGAAGGGCGTGCGGCTGACGCACCGGGCCTGGGTTTATGAGGGCACCACGATCGCCAATCTGAACATTCTGGGCGAGGACGACCTTCAGCTGCTGTGGCTGCCGCTGGCGCACGCGTTCGGCAAGGTGTTGATCGCGGCTCAGC from Mycobacterium sp. IDR2000157661 harbors:
- a CDS encoding Asp23/Gls24 family envelope stress response protein yields the protein MAEPSGADPGDRGSLVVKDRVAQRIAVRAARDTAGVQQQDATMIKLIGRELPKVTVMIAADRVRAAVDVAVPWPCPLTEVGAAVRDNVADALHRLAGLKVDGVDVTVSKVVSEIETTPARVVQ
- a CDS encoding alkaline shock response membrane anchor protein AmaP, translating into MTGVDRLGAFVLGLLLLAIGVGLLAWAVVHFDNATVLTAPGLATAAASDWWPWATAAAGVVLVPLGMRWLLSRGLAEHAGPLTLPGSDRTGRLTVDLGSLASAAADQLNSHPAIRSAKGSAIVDRGAPSIQLKATAFSAETLASAVHAADDVATTATGMLGDAVVVRTRLHVDTKRRAQRRVA
- a CDS encoding Fpg/Nei family DNA glycosylase; the protein is MPEGHTLHRLARLHQRRFGRAPVLVSSPQGRFLDGAAAVDGRVLKKATAWGKHLFHHYDGGRVVHVHLGLYGTFAETPVPMPMPVGQVRMRMIGAEYGTDLRGPTVCEVIDEPEIDDIIARLGPDPLRRDADGSLAWARIRKSRRAIGALLMDQTVLAGVGNVYRNELLYRHRVDPYRAGARIDGSEFDAMWTDLVELMKVGFRRGKIITIRPEDDHGLPSYRPGRPRTYVYRRAGEPCRTCGTEIRTAVLEGRNLFWCPTEQT
- a CDS encoding Asp23/Gls24 family envelope stress response protein, whose product is MTSAQSETAGAVPSSENTLSSPQGTTTIADTVVSKIAGIAAREVNGVHELGGGGAARMVGQLRERIPGASVNQGQGVSVEVGERQTAVDIDIIAEYGVAITDLASGIRRNVIAALERMTGLEVTEVNITVHDVHLEDERDDDRDAAPARVQ
- a CDS encoding DUF6286 domain-containing protein; amino-acid sequence: MTNTDLGQGGDHDRSTTLPAPAPVPVAPAGASYLGALCAIGLIALGVVGIRDGIVAAGWIDGRLWTRMAVDWIDGQTFQSWMVPVGIITALLGVLCVVLALKPRRKRAVALSARSSVYLELSDAARVAAIAARSVPGVVDANARARRRQITVRARTTGADPAEQRTAVSSAVTDALAPLAKPPRVKVRVNTGGRR
- a CDS encoding SpoIIE family protein phosphatase, with the translated sequence MAGDGAASSLSRLRLSTSELVLVVGSLLAVLLVDWLSLATRPTAYLQSAWWPAAGIALGLGIRFPRRYLWVLAPAVAVTTLPAQLWADRPLALAIALSVAVGIEMVIGTVILRGRADELPGLVTLEDLGRFLVAAFASAVAFDVLATVAELAVSGSAEAWTRLVSAAPKHAAGMLLVTPLFMALRKRTPLAGRFETLLQVTITLAVTAFVFLINDILPVSFLLFVPLVWAATRLTTRHLLIQLLVVSAIGSYGSARGTGIFAFDRLGPEAGSVILQVFELTMVTVLVSLSLMVGLERDTAEQLNISEELFRTNFDSSVAGQLMVRHNGTAWQIQMCNASAAQILPSLRDGVTTLDELLGSSAADVLTATTDGLAAANTRLMLTTGGGRTLDVSVAAVADRDGHPVYALHFQDVTEALRVRRLEQADLDRAGEVQRALLPGRLPSTPGWNIGAVSAPAKQVGGDFYDIRLSLPHAVISLGDVMGKGMGAGMLAAATRAALRSNAPETSPSTAVAHAAGVIDSDLHRSSAFVTLTYVLVNLVSGEFRFADAGHGLHFILRGNGGVERFASEDLPMGLESTWHERRGTLHPGDGILLVSDGLMDLWGGSVDDLERAIVECLRSPDCRGAQTVIEALCAGADTSLDRDDVTAVALRRDSDEII
- a CDS encoding DUF1542 domain-containing protein; translated protein: MEAVLLVLVVLVVVVLGVLVYAAMKASDRRKAASLEDAKADARRVIERLGGQVFNLTGTDDASKQALADASERYTAAGSQIEQAGTAKQALLAKESALEGLYYVRAARLAMGIDPGPELETLAGQRAAGVVTEERRVDFEGREIEASPIPSERTPNYYPGGRVAGRPVPAGWYSEPWWRPALVAGAWGMGSVLLFNSLFAGMHGTGYEQGFAQGSDQGFDQGGDVGADGGGWDGGGDFGGAFGGGDFGGF